The following nucleotide sequence is from Triticum dicoccoides isolate Atlit2015 ecotype Zavitan chromosome 7B, WEW_v2.0, whole genome shotgun sequence.
TTACATATGTTGATCATGTGTATTGCTCAGAACAAGAAACAATACcggataaggatttactttgatctatatcatcatcatcatcatccgtaGATCATCCGTTGTTTGCATACTGCACCTGCATCTTCTTTTCACCAAGCACCCAAATTACTTTCACTGCCAAACACATCAATCAGTGACATGACAAATTTACCAAAACATTGTAACGAGCAAAGAAATCCATGCAGCATCAAGATCCAGGTGAGATGAGCACAATGCGGACGGATCAAATTGACATGGTAAAGACTGAATGGAAGGCGAGACAGTTCAGTTTTCAGATTCCGTTCAGCAAGAACCCCGGATCGATAAGTGATACTACCGACAACGACAACCATGAACCATTACATACAGGACGCAACTCGGCAACACGACAGGCTCCCTCCGATCCAATGCAGCGTGTGCTCGCTACtcctcatcggcggcggcggtctcCTCGGCGGCGGTGGTCTCCTCGGTGGCGGTGGTCTCCTCGGCAGCCTTCTTTGGGGACTTGGGGGCGTCCTTCCACTTCTTGGTCGACTTGGACTCCTTGTCGGCCTTCTCGGCGGTCTTCTTCGGGAGCAGCACGGGGTTGATGTTGGGCAGCACGCCGCCGTGGGCGATGGTGACGCCGGCGAGCAGCTTGCCGATCTCCTCGTCGTTGCGGATCGCGAGCAGCAGGTGGCGAGGCATGATGCGCGTCTTCTTGTTGTCCACGGCCGCGTTGCCGGCCAGCTCCAGGACCTGCAGACGCCCAACCAAAAACGAAATCGGCCATCTGGTGAGGCGAGCACGAGAAGAGCAGGGCTGGAGCCGGACAAGGCAGACGCTCGAGGACGGGGAAGATCGACCGCGCTTACCTCGGCGGCGAGGTACTCGAGGACGGCGGCGAGGTAGACGGGGGCGCCCGACCCGATGCGCTGCGCATAGCGGCCCTTCTTGAGGTAGCGCCCGATGCGGCCGACCGGGAACTGGAGCCCGGCCTTGACGGATCGCGTCACGGCCTTCTTCCTCTGGCCCTTCCACCCGGCCATCTTCCCCGTCTTCTTCTCTCCGGCGACGTGGGCAGGAgggtttggcggcggcggcggcggcggcggcggtggatcggatTGCGCTCGCTGCTTCGATTTGGTGGATTGGATGGGCGGCGAGGGGCGCGGGTTTTATAGGCTGGGCGCGATCTGTGGGAGGGTCTAATCCACCAATCAGAACGCACGGATATTTCCTCTTTTCTTCTTTCCTCTTTTCACCGTTTTTTGCCGTGGGAAACAAACGGAATTCGAAATTTGGGGAACCGGGACAATGGATAAACATAGAGGGGGTGGGTCGTATTCATTTACAGCTTGTTTGGCACTTACGACCTCATTTCATTTGCTtgcaaatgaaatgaaatgaaatgcCATTTCTGTAAACCTCCTTTGGCACCCAGCTAGGTTTTCATTTTAATTGGTGGAAATGGATGAAAACTCATTCTTACGAGGATTTCATTTGGTGGGATTTTGACTGCACTTCAAATTTTCTTGTCTGGCTATCATGCGATTTGTGTAATGCATGCCATATGTTGTTTGGCTGCTATTTTGAATTGTAACCATAAATGATCAGCATGCACATCTCAATATGTACATTCAACACATTTACAATATAAAAAGGATAATCAAGCAAAAAAACAGTTGTGCATTGTTTCAACTATCAAGATCAAAAAATCTGGCTGCGTCATCTTCACACATTCAAATATGTCAAACATAATCATATAAAATGCAGATCGAAATAGTGACAAGATCTTTGAAAGACCATTAAAGGGTTAAACTTGCGTTCATCGAAAACCAGTATCTTCAAAGGTTCATAGTTTGTATTAAGCATGGTATGGATTATGGAGGATAAAAAACTAAAACTTGCCATTCCAAATGCATTAGGAAAATATACGTTTGGATCCAAAGAAGAGGCTTGAACTTGCAAGTGGATCTTGGTTTGAACTTGGGTCTTATTTGTTACCCTGCAAATATCATAGCAAGCATGTAAGCAAACTTACTAAATATAAAGCTTCTAAAACACCATCTTAATTTAGTAATTGGCACAATTGGAAAGCCATATATTTTCTTCTATACAATAAGCTAAAATACACCAAAATCAGCAAAACCGACTTGATGTCTAAATACAAAATTCATGTCTTGCTGCGCAGCTTACAAAGCCAAAAGTATAAGAGTTTGGTTCAGACAACCTACAAAGTTCATGTCTCGCAATAGGGAATTCGGGTACAGAAATAGCACTACTTTCAACCATGACTTTACAGAGCAAGGTGTAAGACCTTCTGATCGCTCACACAACACATCAACATATGGTTTGGATATGCCTTTCTGTTGTAGAAAGCACACATGTATTTCTCCTTATTCTAGCAGTACTAATCACTTCCAAAGTACTAGGAAAAACCCAACAAAATGATGTCAAAATAGTGCAAAGGATAGTAATAATACTCTCTCAAGCCTGAACCCAATGCTTCCCAAAAATGTCTGGAATGAAATAACACTTGCCACATTTGAACCAGACAATGCAACAATTAAAGGTAAAAGATTTGGAAACTGTGCAAAACCAGCTTGGGAGACCGAGGAGAAGGTGGAGAAAACGGTGC
It contains:
- the LOC119341956 gene encoding histone H2A.1-like — its product is MAGWKGQRKKAVTRSVKAGLQFPVGRIGRYLKKGRYAQRIGSGAPVYLAAVLEYLAAEVLELAGNAAVDNKKTRIMPRHLLLAIRNDEEIGKLLAGVTIAHGGVLPNINPVLLPKKTAEKADKESKSTKKWKDAPKSPKKAAEETTATEETTAAEETAAADEE